The Alnus glutinosa chromosome 1, dhAlnGlut1.1, whole genome shotgun sequence region aaatttttttctcaaaagttggttcccaaatgatgtgtcataatCCCATGAGAttatgacacatttttcaaaatgatagatcacatgaggttgtgacacatcatttgggaaccaacttttgagaaaaaaaatttagaatgtcTAGCATTCCCCTAGCTAGCTAGTTACAAAATAATGTTGACACAGCACGGATTAAGAACAGAAAAGATAATTGATTTGCGTTTCATTAAACAGAAAAATTAACGTTATATCTAGGGAATGGTGTCGACTCACCGTACAAGAGAAGAGTAATTCACAAAGTCTAAAAGGACAAAATCTGTTTATTCATCAATTCTAACCTGTCTCTATTGGACAACAAAAGAGCACTTAAGTAAACACGAATTAAAACTCTAATTCTAATTTAATTGACTTTGGGTTAAGtttattattgaattataaaataacataactcctaaaatttaaataaaatataaaattgaatactaataatctaaataaaactaaaacacCACCAAGTTACTCGTGTCTCATCATGCATCAAATGTCCTTAATTAGCCTTCACTGGAAATATCTACTCCCCATGGTAGCAGCAATGTTTGATATTTGCAGGGAACTAAAATATCAAGGACGCACGTTATCATTTGTATTACTATATAggtttgtattattattatttttttttttttcaactcgtTTAGCAAATcggtttctgtttttgtttctgtaAATGGTTTttgagaacaaaaacaaaaaattattttttgtagtttgttttcgTTTAAAAATATTTGACGAACTGTTTACAAAAACagtttttgaaaacacaaaacaatgGATTGGTTTCGGCTACATTACCAATGATATTTACTCGAAATGCGAATGTATTGAAGGTACTTAATTAAATGGTAGTTTAATTAGCAACTTTTAGGTGATAGCTTTTGGCTGTTTTCCCAATATATAACTAATGGCTTAAATATTTATGTAATGATCTATAATATAGTTCTTCGTACGTCATAATGTATAGTGTGCCGAAGATAATGAGAGAAAGAAAGCATACATATATAATAGACTTCGAGATCACACACACATTTATATGACTTGAAGGATCACTCACCTAGCTATAatagactaattaattaatatgactAGCAAACTCCCGTGCAGAACTCTCATAATAGCGGGCatcaattaattttaatattatacaATGAGATCGAAACGGATGGATAGATTTGCCCCAGTAAATAATCCATATATAAGGGGCATAAAAACCACGtccaattagaaaaaagaaaaagaaaaaaagcaaacagaaacagagaaacaaaagaaaaagaaggaaacagTTTGTTTTGATGATGGCCGGTGGTGCGCTAGCTAGCTATGCCTGGAAAAGCTTGGCAATGGAATAAGCAGCTGCGGATGCAATTGCTCCAATGAGGGCAGTTTGGAAGGCACTCTTTAAGGGTTGACTGCCGGTGAAGTAACCCTTGGCTAGACCAAAAATCACCAGCGCCACTAAGGTTACAGCAACAGATGCAAAAAGAGCCTTTGTAGCCACTGGGATGATCACGTATGGCATGAGGGGGACCGATCCGCCGACTATGTATGAAATGGCAATTGTTAGCGCACTCTGCAATGCTCTCATCGGATCTGGTTTCTCCAGCCCCAGCTCAAACCTGAATACTCATCGATCAAAAGGTGAAAATCATTTCGAGTGAAAGTCAAAGGTGAAtcgtaaaaatatatatagagtttAATTTACTTTTGATCATCAACTTacttcatcataaaatcaaGCCATGCTTGAGGGTTCCTCCTTAAAGCATTAATAACAGGTTCATATTCATGTGGTTCCACCCCGTACTGTGCTAATATCTCGGCACACTCTGCAGCTTCTGCATGTTTTAAACACTAGATCGATCagtatgaagaaaaagaaaacggaACATCATGTGTAACGTTTTTTAAAATGAGGGTCCCTTTTGTCTCTCTATGTgatatcttctttttcttcttcttttttttttttttggtaaattgtAACACCCTTTTGCTAACagtaaaagaaatttgagatgAAGGAACAGAAGTAGGGTACATAGGGGTTAAGAAAtgttcattaattaattatgagtTTTTGAAGAGAATGATCATGTTTGGCAATGTGGAGACCTATATCAGGGACAGCAATGATCTCTTCTTGTTCTCTCTTTAGTTCCCTCAAGTAGTGATCAGCTTCACTCTTTGCCGCAAGATACCTGAATCCACCCTTAAATATATGAGCATATGCATGCAGCATAGTAAAGGTTCCTCTTTTCCACAAACtgtattttatgtttaaaaatacAACTCATGGCCTgtaaaacaaatattatattaatgCATGTAAATAAACatgtaggatatatatatataaggaatacCCGCCAAGCCCCATAGAGATGGCCCCGGCAGCAACTTCAGCTATTCCGGCAATGAGTATAATGGAAGACGGGACCTCGGCGCCTGACAAACCTGCCGCAAGAGCGAAAGGGACGGTGAGACCATCGGAAACACCGATAATGATGTCACGGACAATCTCACTGGACATGAAGTGCTTCTCCTCGTGGTCTTGGAGAAGCAGCAGGTGCTTCTCAAGGTCTGTGTGCCCATTTTGTCCCATCCCTGAGCTCTGAATAATACTGAACACACTTGATCACTAGCTAGCAAGAGTAACAGAAAAGATTTTCAAGCTTTTCTTAATTGGGACGACGAAGTTGGTGACTGATAGTAGAGTATATATAGGAAGAAAGTGCAGGTTATATTAATAGTGGTGTCCGTATGCACATTAATGAAAGGTTAAAGGTGGTCGTTTTTCTGGAGAAtctacaaaaagaagaagaagaatgaaaagcAGCACCCCAGTTGGGTCCACTTTTTGTGggaaaaaatcaaaagttgtGTTCACTGGATCAGTATTCATATTTTCATTAGTTTATTAATGAAGAATAAACATGTTTAGATTAAAGTTAAGATAAAAAGGTTAAGGTATTAATGAGATTGATTGAAGCACTCATATTCAGGGAGTGTTAGGCGTGTGGATGACAGAAGCCTGGTGCCGAGTTAATTAGTTAAACAAGGAGCCATGGACAAGCTATCAACCATCACAGTCAAGATCGAAGTCAGGCTCTATTAGGCGTGTGGCGGACACACACAGGGTTCTCAACTATACTGGTCAAGGATTCAGCTTAACCCTGGCTCTATCAGGCGTGTGCTTCACACAGGCCTCCAACCaacaaaaaccataaaataaaagggATTGATTATAAGCAAACAAAAGAATTCGTAACAAATAGGGGATTGTCGCCAAACctccttcctcttctttctttctttctttcttttcttttcttttcttttctttttcttcttttttcttcttcttcttcttttcttttcttttatttttcatttttatttatttattttttttaacttcacttataatccctaatttttcatcatttttataattaaatactcaaaatttaaaaagtatcaatataaggtattcatctttcaatttttttcaatttcaataattcgttaaaatttttctttaaatcctattaaagttttacaaatacctcattttttttaggaaaaacaaTTGTAAGAATTTAAGTGTTGattagaatttgcaaaaatacccatgtctgaatctttaaaaaaatttataatatttttttaaaaaattacatgagcattttaaaaattttgatcagatttaatgaaaaattctaacggatgattgaaattgaaacaaattgaaatatagatatattaaacttacatttttttttttaagtttgagtacttaattgtaaaagtgatgaaaaattaagaattataagtgaagttttccttttttttttttctttttttttttcttttagattttcCTTGAAAACCGACTTCAATATTGGGAAAAGGGTGAATAAATAATACAATTAAttgttcaaattttgaagaaacgttgaattaattgaagtgtttttttttgtaaaaggtgtAGGGTTGTGCAAGGGCACCGTGGTTTGAAACCAAACCTTCCATGGACCCGGTTCTGATCGGATTGGGTCACTTGGAGGGTGGACCGATCGACAAAAGTCATCAAAAGCCGGAAAGCGCCCATTTCCGACcctaaaaaattgattttagaaAAAGCTAGGAACTATTCAACAAATGGCTTTTTGCCTCTCAAGAAagctttaattaattttattgttggagaataattaaataaaacttaatatGTACAGTTATATATGGAACTaactctattatatatatatggtgcatgaatcacatgttttggaCCTATCATGTGAACATGGCCGGGTTCgtcaaaaagaaaagttaataaTCAGAAGAATTGCTTTTTCTTTGGAGAAATTAATCAAGTCTTTTCCAGGCTTCCCAGCATGCAGTCACCACCATTGGGCATTATAGCTTTTCCTCAATTATTCAAAGCCATGTGGGTGGATATTCATATATAGGTTAGGGAAAATATCTCCACTCTCCATTGATGGCCATCATAGCTTTTGCCCTTTTAATACAAATTGATGGATCTCCATGTGGGTTCTATTTTGAACTAACTAAAGAAGATGTCTGCTTTCTTGGACATCGATCATAAGTACAGTTGTTCTGATCTTATACAAATTGGCATGTGCTCGATCTTAATCTATCTATatctctttgtatatatttcaCTGCGTGCCATACATATAGAGCATGAAtatcctaatttttatttttttatcttcaatATCTGTTATTTCAGTAGTACTGTGtgtgattataattattaaaaaataataattgagattgaaaaaattgttagaataatatataatcAAACCAAAATGAACCAAACTataaatcactatttttttattttttttttctgcaggtatatatatatatatataggtcaggTTCATCAATGTTtatatcaatcaatcaatcaatgaAGGCCATTAATTATGTTTGTCGTATACCCATGAcaatgatgagagagagagaggtgacgAGAATATGCGAGAGGGAGTCTTGATTAATAAACGCCAAAGTAAGCGGCCACTGtttaatagaaaatgaaaagagaaacaAGTGAGGCGAGCACGCGCACGTTGTGTCCAGAAAGCGGCATGAGCGGCATGAGCAGTAAGACCACGTCCTATTCATCTTTAATTCTATCGCACCCATGACGCATGGTCTACTCTTTACTGCCTCAAAAGACGTCTCAAATACGAATCTGAATATCGCCTCGCtcatatgtatgtatgtatgtatcaACAATATATACAGTATAAGTGTacaactttaaaatatattgGACTGAAACTCAATGtataaattttagggttaaatatatatttgccccatgtgctttacgacctttattttttgccccctcagttttactttttatcaattttggtacctgtggtatatgaaaagataaaaatggtacttccgtctgattttccgtccaaaattaACGTTCACCCACGGCATTTTCTGTTATGTTGTTATCTGGATGTTATTAGGAACaatgtgtaaagaattgggttctgggcttcaaatttttaggtacctAATaacgtgggtggacgttagttttggacgagaaatcagacagaggtaccatttctgtcttttcatataccacaggtaccaaatttgataaaaaatgaaactgaggGAGTAAAACATAAATGTCGTAAAGCACaagggcaaatatgtatttaatccTAAATTTTATTCTAATGTACCTTGAAGTTATATACTTatagtgcacttgttgtaattttagtattatcatatatatatatatatatatatataagtacacttgttgtaattttagtattatcgtgtgtatatatatatatatatatatatatatatatatatatatatatatatatatatatatatgggacaCGGTACCTGTAAAGCTTTCGTTATTTAAATTCCCAAAAAAgggataaaagataaataaagtaGTCATTATTCTCCTCCTCTTTGTTTTTACTCATTAtctatgctattttgtttttattaccTTAGTAAGTTATGAgtacttctcaaaaaaaaaacaaaaaaaaaaaaaaagttttgagtaCTGCTAAAGCGTTTACACCAAACTTCATTTTatgtgtttatttaaatttaagagTTAAATACTCTATTCATACAAGAATTTTAGgctatttaaaatttagtatttgagttttatttgtttcatatgtgacacctgaattaagggtaaaaatcTATTTGGTAGCTCTGTTACATTTTTCGtctaagagaaatgatccctacactcatttctcacaacaaccccacaacaagctgaagtggctggtaatattttattatttttttgttttgttttcatttctttttgtaaaaaaataataaaatattaccagccacgtcagattgttgtggggctgttgtgagaaatgagtgtatggatcatttctcttcgTATAAATATTAACGGCtcaccacgtgtcaaccgctgaggttaacacgtggcactatatataaaaaataataataataataattttttttaaaaaaaaagttggaaaaaaaaaaaagaagaagaagctattagggaaaaaaaaaaattaatgggttTTGCCCAACCCCAAGGGctaaaacccatcaaaaaaaatttgaaggtttgcccatggggtggtttggccactccattagccaaaacccataaaaatatTTGAGGGTTTGCCCATAGGAGTGGTCGAACAACCCCCATGAGCCACAGGAGTGGTTCAACCACTTCCAGACAAGCCGACCTAAGGTGACAGAACCATCCCCGTGGCCCactagggtggccgaaccaaccccgtagcccatgggggtggttcggccaccccatgtgggtgattcggccacctcATACCACCAAGAGccacccttcttcttcttttttattttttttttcttttttacaaatcttttttattttattttttaaaaaaaattattattttattatttgtaaattttttttatatatagtgcCACTTGTCAATCGCAGCGGTTGACACGGGGCATGCCGTTAATATTTGaacgaaaaaaaatgtaacagaggtaccaaacgGGTTTTTACCCCAATCTCAGataccacctatgaaacaaatgaaaaattcatgtactaaattaaaaaaaaaaacttaaataaaaaaatcactaaatttaaatatatttcaaatatatttcaaataCCAATAGggcatttaaccctaaatttaaataaaaaaaatcactttttcttcCGTATTCAAATATATTTCACAATAACTTTGTTTATCtcccttatatcaattaaatattatttatttataaaatataagttGATATAGAAGTTCTTTTGATCTCCTGTACATTATTAGGTGATAAAACTATAGCATTCTGGatacttaaaaaattgataaagtATTTGTTGCGGGTGGTTTTATTCCTAACATTACACGTCGCTATTATGTTATACCAGCCTCGCACGCactgaaaaaaggaaaaagcagATGAAGAGGAAAAGATTCGCTGGCAATAGAGGAACTGGTCCATATGTTAATGGCACAGGGTAGCCACACGCCCTGACATATTGGGGAAGGATAAGAAGCACGGGTCCATCTTCCTTTTCTTACTTTTGCTTTGACAATACCCACCAAAGCTGTCCCTCCTTATttcctttttcactttttctttcctagggttctctctctctctctctctctctttagtcTTCTCTGATTCATGCAGTCAAAACTGACTCCATCTAATCCAATTTTCTACTTTGGTGTgcttcaattttgaattttctgcttatgtgatACATGAACTAACCACTCAAATGTGTTTACAAAAAGTAAGCCACAGATCCATGGTTCATTCTTGTTCTATCAAGGCTCCGTATTCATTCGTCTCACTGCTTCTTTTTCATGATGAGTGTTAATGATTctcttcacactcatttcaccgatataacatgttttaagtggtttcttttttttaaataacaaataatataaGACGCACTTAAAACATAAGATAGGACCATGGCTCTCCAAATaaatattatctattttattttaaaatatatatatgcaaaaatcTTATTCCATATGGCTGAGTGAGGCATTTGTCCCCAGTGAAATTTACCAACATTTGGGCTTTGgttaataattttacaaattttgagGACATTTATGTCTTGCCTCCACTGGGCCCAGAGATTTATCATGAATTCCTAAATACGTACAACCCGTCAAGTATTTAGGCTGTTGCAAGACTTTAGGATTTACAAATACTTGTCGGGTTGTCGGGTTGTACGTATAAGATTCTCCTCATTTTCgcaacacaaaaacacaaaaccctTCCCCCTGAGATTTTGAGGATAAAAGGTCTATGACTTTTTGCGGTAAAACCAAAATATCAGCtttaatcatttctttttttttttttacctcacTTAAAATAAGTTAACTTACTTTTCATTCTAGGTTTAATAAGCATGCAATATCCATCTGGCTGTATATCAATCCCATTAGgtttagagaaatgttagacATTTTaacacattctttttttttagaatttgattaCAACCTAATATGttacaatcctatgagattgtggtacactttccaaaatgatagatctcatggcattgtgacacatcaagttggaaccaaattctgaaaaaaaaaaaaaaaaaaaaaaaaaaaatgtttagatgTCTAGTATTCCTCTTAGAGTTATAGATTGTTCCCATCCTAAATATTAATTCGgtaatggaataaaaaattagaTTCTTAGAGGAAATTACGACCTCTTGACAAACACGTAGTTTGtgaataaatttttattgattCAATTGCCATACAACATCTACATCATTTTATAATATAACGTTccgaaaaattaattaacttcacGGATCGTCTCTCAGTCTCATTCTACAAGAAATAAGACTCAGGGACCTCTACTCctcaaaaagagaatactaCACAGtggaaatataaaatattctatcaacattaataACAACCAGAGAATTTATCAAAAGTCATTACATTACCTGAAATCACATTATATATATCATCGAtataaaagatcaaaactaaaccttaatacacTATTGAGCATCAAATGCTAACCCTATAACATCATtgaaaagtactaattaccatgagtGATCTTCAAAATCCTGCAATTAGTCATCAAGCATAACCGAATTGATATCACTATGCCAAATGACCACATTTACTTTGAGGTCCATCTCGAATCCAACATTTAAAGGTAatccaactataaaacaacacatattt contains the following coding sequences:
- the LOC133858712 gene encoding vacuolar iron transporter 1-like, whose translation is MGQNGHTDLEKHLLLLQDHEEKHFMSSEIVRDIIIGVSDGLTVPFALAAGLSGAEVPSSIILIAGIAEVAAGAISMGLGGYLAAKSEADHYLRELKREQEEIIAVPDIEAAECAEILAQYGVEPHEYEPVINALRRNPQAWLDFMMKFELGLEKPDPMRALQSALTIAISYIVGGSVPLMPYVIIPVATKALFASVAVTLVALVIFGLAKGYFTGSQPLKSAFQTALIGAIASAAAYSIAKLFQA